The genomic interval TATCAAGCATGGTGTGGGATGAATGTTGGATGAGCTTGAAGAGTTTAGGCGTTATCGTGAACGTATGAATAAGCGCATTTTGTCTGTTGGCAATTTGGGGATTAAGCGGTTTTTTGCTTTGGATTCGCGTGTGTATGAGAAGGGTGCTTTGGATGTTAAAACGAAGGAACTGCTTGGCTTAGTAGCTTCTACTGTTCTGCGCTGTAATGATTGCATAACCTATCATGTTATTCGTTGCGTTCAAGAAGGGGTTTCTGAAGAAGAGTTTTTCGAAGCCTTGAACATTGCGCTTGTTGTTGGCGGTTCGATTACTATTCCTCATTTGCGTCGTGCAGTTGAAATGTTTGACCAGTGTGAGGAAAAACAGCGGAAGGGTAAGTCTGTTAAACTTTGATGCGTATTAGAAACTATGCTTAATGTTTGTGTTGTTGAGTGTGTTAGCTGTTCTGTTTGACTAGACCCCCCTTATAAATAGGTTGAAGCTTCAATGCTCTTATTGTTTCGGTGGTGAGTTGAATATTTCACGTTAATGATAAGCTTGTGGAAAGGCGGCGGGTCACTGAGGTTCGACGCCCAGAATCCGCCACTCCCTCAAACCCTACACTCGTACCCGCACCCCTTGAGCGCTGAACGCCCAGACTTAGGTTGCTCCCTCCCGGGCCTGGCCAGGTTCGCCTGACAAACGTTGAAATCGATTTCCCTACGGAAACCGTTCAACGCCCGCCAGCCCCAAGGGACGGATAGTCTTCGCTTCGGAAGTGAGGGTTTAGGCAGCCACGGACGCCTCTGCCTCAGCTTTCGGCCCATCCTATAGAGGGTTTATGGTACAGGGGACCCCTAGCCCCCCGCCTAAGACCCACCGCCAAAACATTCAAAGCCATTTCAAAACTATAAAACTTTATGTTCAGAAAAATGTGACACGCTTATAATTGTTGAGCTTTTTACTCAATAGGTCGGTCATTTGGAAACTTGCGCTATTTTGGATTTTTGACCAGACAACCAAAGTTGTTAAACACTGGGCCTTCAGAATATTGAAGTGTTTAAACTTAATGGGCTAAGAATATTGAAGTCAAGCAAAAGCTCTTATCATATAGTCTTTAGCCGTAAGATTTCATGGAAAGAGAATGTTAAAATTATGGCGTGGGTTAGTTTACTTTCTCAGAACAAAGCGTTAACTAAATGGTTTATTATGCAGTGCATTAAACAAGCTTCTACATTGCGGGTTTCTCCTAAGAGGGAAAAGGGTTCTCCTAGAATTGTTTACCGTTATGGTTCTCAGTCTAACCAGATTAGAGAGTTTCTAGTTTACCGTAAACTCGTTAAAAACATGGTTCACAGACTAGAAACAGAAAACAGCTTAAAGGAAACTGTATACCGCTTAACCAATTAACAAACAAACTTCAGTAAATTTTCCATTACATTCCCAATAAACCAAAAACTGTTTCCTATGTTCATGCACAGTTCATAAACTGTTTACATAACATTTTTTACAGTTTCCTTCAAATGTTAACTCGTTTGGGTTTGGGTTTAAAATTTTATATATCGTTTAGATGATTGCAGTCTATTGGAGAAAGTAAATCTTTGGTTGATGTTTCGGAGGTTAAATTTACTAGACACGCACTTGAGAAGTTTGATTCTTTGAAACGTTATGGTTTTCAAATCAGCGAGAGTCAAGTTGTTGATGTTATTCTTAATCCAAAGCGCATTGAAAGAAGAGACAACCAGTTTTTCGCTGTAAAACTAATTGATTTCAAACATGCTTTAAGGGTCGTTTACGAGAAAAGAAAAGGCTTTTTAGTTGTCATTACTTTTTATCCTGTTAGGCGGGAGCGTTATGACTTATAAGATCAAGTATGATGGAGACGCTGATGTATTGACCATTGTCCTTAAAGAGAAAGGCAAGCTTTCTCATGCAGAGGAGATAGGCGACATCATAGTTCACTTCGATAAAAATGGAAAACCTCTTTTTATGGAGATACTTAAAGCTAGCAAGATAGTACCCTTAATGGTTGAGGGCTTAGCTAAAAAAGAAATTGTAGTAGCATAACCTTAGATATAATCCTCTCCTAAGACTCGCCGCCAATCAAACAAACACAACTCAAATAATATAAAAGTTACACAACACAAACCGACAGCAATCAACTATCTTCAATTCAGTACAAAACCAAAACATATCAGCATCCTATTTGGCTTCAAATAGAGGACTAGAAATTATTGCATCTACAAATATTCTACTCAGATTTAGATTCGTCTTTAATTTCTTCAATCCATATTTCTAATTAGTTTAACATATATCCGTCTCAAGACACTCATAACAATAAGAAGGAGTGCTCCTTGAAAACCATCGGCGTGGTTACAAGCGGCGGAGACGCACCCGGCATGAACGCCGCCATCCGAGCAGTCACACGCTTAGCCTACGCAAAAGACTTCCAAGTTTTAGGTTTCGAGAAAGGCTGGGAAGGCTTAATGACAAGCACGTTCAGAGCGTTAACGCCGCGTTCAGTAGGCGGCATAATGCAGTTAGGCGGCACAATCCTTCTAACATCACGATGCCCGCACTTCAGAAAACCAGAAAGCATTAAAAAAGCAGCGGAAACTCTCGCCTCAAACAAGGTAGACGGTTTAATCGTCATCGGCGGCAACGGCTCCTTCAAAGCAGCACATGAACTAAGCCAAAAAACAAGCACACTCATTGTAGGCGTTCCAGCAACAATCGACAACGACGTTTACGGCACAGACGAAACCATCGGCTTCGACACTGCGGTGAACACTGCAGTAGCTGAAATCGACAAAATCCGCGACACAGCAATTTCCCATGAAAGAATCTTCATAGTCGAAGTCATGGGAAGAACAAGAGGCTTCCTAGCATTAACAGTTGGTATCACAGTCGGAGCCGAAACAATCCTAGTCCCAGAAGTCAAAACTCCCATCGAAGAAATCTTAAGGAACATTAAAGAAAACAGCGAAAAAGGAAAAAGGTCTGGGATAATAGTAGCCGCAGAAGGCGTGGGCGACACGCGCAAAATCGCAAACGAAATTGAAACACGCACAGGCGCAGAAGTAAGACTCAGCATCATAGGCTATGCACAAAGAGGCGGGTCTCCAACAGCCAGAAGCCGACTACTAGCCAATCTATTCGCAAACGAGGCAGTTGAGTTATTAGCCAAGGGACAGGGAAACAGAGTAGTTGGACTGCAAAACGGCAAAATAACAAGTATAGAACTTGAGAAATCATGTCAGATGGAAAAGCCTTTAGACTTGAGCTTACTTAAAATGGCAAGAACACTGGCAACATAAATCTATAGTTTTCTTCCATAAAGAGCAAGTATGAAACTAGCTACTGGTAATCCCCAACCTAACAAGAAAGCTACAAGGTCATATAGAACCAACGGCATTAAACTCTGAGGACCATAAATAAGTCCGGGAACCAAAATGAGCAAAGCGCCAACAATTACGGTTTTCTTTTTTTAAAACCAAAATGCTGCCGAGAATAATCAGTAAACCAACAATAACTAAGAATGCCCCAACCACACCGACAGGACCATGCGCCGGCCACGGAGCATAAATATACTTAATTCCCGTCACTAATGCAGCTAACCCAAGAAGAATGCCGAGAAGGAAGCTAACAAATAAATACACATTCATGTCAGAAAAGTAAGGCTGATTTATAGTAGAGGGCTCGTTTAAATCGTCTTTCATCCGAAAAACACGCTCGCTATTTCGTAAAGTTCCAAATCCACAGGTTTACGCTTACCAACAACAGTTTTAAGCGGAACCGAAACAATCTTGTTCCCTTGAATGGCAACCATGCGCCCAAACTTTCCTTCATGAACAAAGTCTACTGCGGCTATCCCAAACCGCGTGGCTAATATTCTATCAAAAGCCGTTGGAGAACCGCCGCGTTGAAGATGCCCCAAAACCACTACACGCGTTTCTATACCCGTACACTTTTCAATCTCTTTCCCAAGAAAATAACCAACACCGCCAAGACTTATGTGCCCAAACTCATCTATGCTTTCGCTGTAAACAATCTCTTTTCCACCCTTCGGTTTAGCCCCTTCAGCAACAACAATCAAACTGAAGTTTCTGCCACGCTCCTGCCTACGCCTAATATACCTGCAAACTTCATCTATGTCAAAAGGTTTCTCCGGAATCAAAATAACATCAGCGCCACCAGCAAGTCCCACTTCCAAAGCAATGTGACCAGTGTATCTCCCCATTACTTCGAGAATTATTACTCGATTGTGGGCTTCTGCTGTCGTGTGAAGTCTATCAAGAGCTTCAGTGGCAATTGCAACAGCCGTGTTGAAGCCAAAAGTGTAATCAGTGCCAGACAAATCATTATCGATAGTTTTTGGAACCCCAACGCATTTAAGCCCAAAATCTCCCATCTTAAACGCCACACTTAACGTGTCATCGCCGCCAATAACAACCACAGCCTCAATACCCGTCTTCTCAGCATTTTTCATAATCGTCTCTGGTCCCTTTTCACGTTTAAACGGGTTCGTCCTCGAAGTGCCTAATATAGAGCCACCACGCGGAAGAATACCCGACACAGCATTCAAACTTAAAGGCAAAAACTCGCCCTCAAGCAGTCCACGCCAACCATCTTTTACACCAACAACCTCATAACCATAATTTTGAATGCCTTTTCTAACAACTGCTCGAATAACAGCGTTAATTCCCGGAGCATCGCCTCCACCACTTAAAACTCCAACTTTCATATGCGCTTTTCACCATTAACTATGCTTTCCCAGAACTCCCAAACAACCGCATTTTACCCTTAACAACCTCTTTCATCGCTTCCTTAGCCGGACCCAAAATTTTTCTCGGGTCAAACTCCTTCGGCGTTTTCGCCAAAACCTCGCGGACGGTAGCTGTAAAAGCCAATCTCAAATCAGTGTCAATGTTTATTTTTGCAATTCCCAAAGAAATCGCCTTCTTAATGTGCTCTTCTGGGATGCCCTTCGCCCCAGCTAATTCAGCTCCGTATTTCACGGCTTTCTCAATAATCCACTGAGGAACACTCGAAGCGCCATGCAACACAAGCGGCACATCCACCTTTTCCCTAATCTCCCTCAACCTTTCAAAATCAAGTTTCGGCTCAGCCTTAAACTTGTAAGCACCATGAGACGTCCCTATCGCCACTGCAAGAGCGTCCACCCCAGTTTTTTCAACAAATTCTTTCGCCGTTTCAGGATCAGTTAAAACAGCCTCTTTCTCCTCAACCGTCTTCTCCTCCACACCCGCAAGCCTTCCAAGCTCAGCCTCAACCGCCACCCCTTTCGGATGCGCCAAATCAACCACACGCCTCGTCAAAGCAACATTCTCCTCAAACTTCAAAAAAGAACCGTCAATCATAACAGACGTGAAACCAGCACCAACACACTTCGAAACTATCTCAAAGTCCTCGCCATGGTCAAGGTGAAGCGCCATGGGCACCGGCACCGATTTCGCGGCAGTCTTCACAATTTCTGACAAGTAAGCCAAACCACCATACTTAATCGCGCTCGGCGTGACAGCAACTATAACAGGCGATTTCTCCTCAACAGCCGCCTCACTAACAGCCAACAAAGCCTCCAAATTATTTATGTTAAAAGCGCCAACAGCATAACCATTCCGACTAGCCGGCACCAACAAATCCTTGTTCGTAACAAGCATCTTCCCCACCGCAGTCTGTTATTAACTAAATCGATATAAATCATTTACACTGCACCAGAAACTAATGTGGTCTTCCCATAAGAATAAAAGCTGCAACCGCAGCCACACAAACTGCCGCGATTACCAGCGTAAAGAAAAGCGTTTGTGGAATTCCGAAAATGTAGTGTTGAATTTCATAATTTAACGTGACAAGCACATCCTGCGATGAATATTTATTAAAAAAATGCAAAACATATTCGCCTTTCAAATCGCAGACAAACCTGTAATCAAGAGACGCTCTTCTGCCAAACGCCTTCACGGTTCCGTTAGGAAACGTCATGTAAAAATCAATGGTGCCTTCGGTTAATCCGCCGACCGTAAATATTATCGTAACGTGATCTTCAACTGTGAGGTCTAGAATTTCTGTTATTTCTTCGCCGCTTTGCACTGTAAAGCTTTTGGTTGCCGCTCTAACCTGACATATAGTGCCCAATAGCATAATCGTGAGAAAAAGAAAAGTCAATGCCATTCTGATTCGGAACATCACATATTTTTGGCACATTCAAAATCAATAACCATTGCGAATCTCAAATACAGACAGATAATAAGAATTTGTAAGGCAACT from Candidatus Bathyarchaeota archaeon A05DMB-5 carries:
- a CDS encoding carboxymuconolactone decarboxylase family protein, which encodes MLDELEEFRRYRERMNKRILSVGNLGIKRFFALDSRVYEKGALDVKTKELLGLVASTVLRCNDCITYHVIRCVQEGVSEEEFFEALNIALVVGGSITIPHLRRAVEMFDQCEEKQRKGKSVKL
- a CDS encoding DUF4258 domain-containing protein → MVDVSEVKFTRHALEKFDSLKRYGFQISESQVVDVILNPKRIERRDNQFFAVKLIDFKHALRVVYEKRKGFLVVITFYPVRRERYDL
- a CDS encoding DUF2283 domain-containing protein, with translation MTYKIKYDGDADVLTIVLKEKGKLSHAEEIGDIIVHFDKNGKPLFMEILKASKIVPLMVEGLAKKEIVVA
- a CDS encoding 6-phosphofructokinase, with the protein product MKTIGVVTSGGDAPGMNAAIRAVTRLAYAKDFQVLGFEKGWEGLMTSTFRALTPRSVGGIMQLGGTILLTSRCPHFRKPESIKKAAETLASNKVDGLIVIGGNGSFKAAHELSQKTSTLIVGVPATIDNDVYGTDETIGFDTAVNTAVAEIDKIRDTAISHERIFIVEVMGRTRGFLALTVGITVGAETILVPEVKTPIEEILRNIKENSEKGKRSGIIVAAEGVGDTRKIANEIETRTGAEVRLSIIGYAQRGGSPTARSRLLANLFANEAVELLAKGQGNRVVGLQNGKITSIELEKSCQMEKPLDLSLLKMARTLAT
- a CDS encoding 6-phosphofructokinase, whose product is MKVGVLSGGGDAPGINAVIRAVVRKGIQNYGYEVVGVKDGWRGLLEGEFLPLSLNAVSGILPRGGSILGTSRTNPFKREKGPETIMKNAEKTGIEAVVVIGGDDTLSVAFKMGDFGLKCVGVPKTIDNDLSGTDYTFGFNTAVAIATEALDRLHTTAEAHNRVIILEVMGRYTGHIALEVGLAGGADVILIPEKPFDIDEVCRYIRRRQERGRNFSLIVVAEGAKPKGGKEIVYSESIDEFGHISLGGVGYFLGKEIEKCTGIETRVVVLGHLQRGGSPTAFDRILATRFGIAAVDFVHEGKFGRMVAIQGNKIVSVPLKTVVGKRKPVDLELYEIASVFFG
- the fba gene encoding class II fructose-1,6-bisphosphate aldolase, translated to MLVTNKDLLVPASRNGYAVGAFNINNLEALLAVSEAAVEEKSPVIVAVTPSAIKYGGLAYLSEIVKTAAKSVPVPMALHLDHGEDFEIVSKCVGAGFTSVMIDGSFLKFEENVALTRRVVDLAHPKGVAVEAELGRLAGVEEKTVEEKEAVLTDPETAKEFVEKTGVDALAVAIGTSHGAYKFKAEPKLDFERLREIREKVDVPLVLHGASSVPQWIIEKAVKYGAELAGAKGIPEEHIKKAISLGIAKINIDTDLRLAFTATVREVLAKTPKEFDPRKILGPAKEAMKEVVKGKMRLFGSSGKA